Proteins encoded together in one Rana temporaria chromosome 6, aRanTem1.1, whole genome shotgun sequence window:
- the LOC120943646 gene encoding uncharacterized protein LOC120943646, protein MDTNVLTNNLSKKQRQAIMNLQNHPDLEIKASDKGGNVVLMTKANYEKMVFHILNNKEWYRRINDTQIALFKNEFLSIIGLAHQRGLIDQDLYNYLNIRNPRTATFYALPKIHKHPLTPPGRPIVSGIGSLTENASRFVDSILMPHVLTLPSYTRDTLDLLKQIEDMVVPRDALLVTLDVEALYSSIPHELGISTARTFLREQDHHHWNYIDFVIDLLRFILTRNHFVFKESHFLQVQGVAMGTCCAPGYANLYLGGWERDIFSDEDLSMYTGHVINWLRYIDDIFIIWSGTSSQLYQFIDILNVNERNLKFTFTASSDQVTFLDLTILKDGDGRITSSLFRKETAGNTLLHATSAHPTNLLKSIPYAQYLRLRRNCTMTKDFLLQANLLRQRLLLRGYSKSLLRKAFNKAARQSRINLLFKQKVNTESQPVRFITRYSSHHIEVRNILNKHWSLLTNDPILSNYIGQRPDITFKRSRSLRDKLTSSHYKTNSNQQRPPNGMMRCGRCNFCPWVREGTTFSLPNGEIFTPNFYADCNTQGIIYLMTCSCHAFYVGKTIRNFKHRIRDHVYYSSQGKMVTSVSRHLDLYHKFNTSVASFIVLAIVPKDCRGGNWDKQVLQKETYWIERLDALRPPGINEAQSYKSFL, encoded by the coding sequence ATGGACACTAATGTATTGACTAATAATCTCTCTAAAAAACAACGACAAGCTATCATGAACCTTCAAAACCATCCGGATCTTGAGATAAAAGCGTCCGACAAGGGAGGTAATGTGGTCCTTATGACCAAGGCCAATTATGAGAAAATGGTATTCCACATCTTAAACAACAAAGAGTGGTATAGACGTATCAACGATACACAAATAGCTCTATTTAAAAATGAATTCCTATCCATTATTGGCCTTGCTCATCAAAGAGGTCTCATAGACCAAGATTTGTACAACTACCTTAATATTCGCAACCCAAGAACTGCAACTTTCTATGCATTACCCAAAATCCACAAACACCCTCTTACTCCCCCAGGTAGACCGATAGTGTCCGGCATAGGTTCTTTGACTGAAAATGCCAGCCGGTTTGTAGACTCCATCCTCATGCCCCATGTACTTACTTTGCCCTCGTATACCCGAGATACCCTGGACCTTCTTAAACAAATTGAGGATATGGTCGTGCCTCGGGATGCCCTCCTCGTGACCTTGGACGTGGAGGCATTATACTCCAGTATCCCTCACGAGTTGGGCATCTCGACAGCACGTACCTTCCTCCGTGAACAGGACCATCACCATTGGAACTATATTGATTTTGTAATAGACCTTTTACGATTTATTCTTACACGTAATCATTTCGTTTTCAAAgagtcccacttcctccaggtgcagggcgtAGCCATGGGCACTTGCTGTGCCCCTGGCTacgccaatctgtacctgggggggtgggaacgtgaTATTTTTTCGGATGAGGACTTGTCGATGTACACTGGCCATGTGATCAACTGGCTTAGGTACATCGACGACATCTTCATCATCTGGTCAGGTACCAGTTCCCAACTATATCAATTTATCGATATTCTTAATGTTAATGAACGCAATTTAAAATTCACGTTCACTGCATCTTCAGACCAGGTCACCTTTCTTGACCTCACCATCTTAAAGGATGGCGATGGCAGAATTACCTCCTCTCTCTTTAGAAAGGAGACCGCAGGTAACACCCTACTACACGCCACTAGTGCACATCCAACTAACCTCCTTAAAAGCATACCTTATGCACAATACCTTCGTTTACGAAGGAATTGCACTATGACAAAAGATTTCCTGTTACAGGCTAACCTACTCAGGCAACGGTTGTTGTTGAGAGGTTACAGTAAATCCTTACTACGGAAAGCATTCAATAAGGCTGCACGACAATCTCGTATCAACTTACTATTTAAACAAAAAGTCAACACAGAGTCGCAACCAGTAAGATTCATTACGCGGTACTCAAGCCATCACATCGAGGTGCGTAATATTCTAAATAAACATTGGTCACTTTTGACTAACGATCCCATCCTCAGTAATTACATTGGCCAAAGACCAGATATTACTTTTAAAAGATCTCGCTCACTTAGAGATAAATTGACTTCTAGTCACTACAAAACAAATTCAAATCAACAACGACCTCCAAATGGTATGATGAGATGTGGCAGGTGCAATTTTTGTCCTTGGGTTAGAGAGGGTACTACTTTTTCTTTACCCAATGGTGAAATTTTTACCCCCAATTTTTATGCGGACTGTAATACTCAGGGAATCATTTACCTTATGACGTGTAGCTGCCATGCATTTTACGTGGGCAAAACCATCAGAAACTTCAAGCATAGAATTAGGGATCATGTCTATTACTCCTCCCAAGGAAAAATGGTAACATCAGTCAGCCGTCACCTTGACCTATATCATAAATTTAATACCTCAGTTGCCTCGTTTATAGTACTTGCTATTGTCCCCAAAGATTGCCGTGGAGGCAACTGGGACAAGCAGGTACTCCAAAAAGAAACTTATTGGATCGAGCGTTTGGATGCCTTACGGCCCCCAGGCATTAATGAGGCACAGTCTTATAAATCCTTCTTGTAG